A DNA window from Macadamia integrifolia cultivar HAES 741 chromosome 4, SCU_Mint_v3, whole genome shotgun sequence contains the following coding sequences:
- the LOC122076292 gene encoding transcription factor MYB1-like, whose product MGRSPCCAKEGLNKGAWSAHEDWILTSHINTYGEGKWRDLPQKAGLKRCGKSCRLRWLNYLRPDIKRGNISKEEEELIIRLHKLLGNRWSLIAGRLPGRTDNEVKNYWNTNLSKKLQGKIAQNQLNKTKDKN is encoded by the exons ATGGGTAGGAGCCCATGTTGTGCCAAAGAGGGACTTAACAAAGGAGCTTGGTCAGCTCATGAGGATTGGATACTTACTAGCCACATCAACACTTATGGAGAAGGGAAATGGAGAGACCTCCCTCAAAAAGCTg GTTTGAAGCGATGTGGGAAGAGTTGCAGGCTCCGATGGTTGAACTACCTGAGACCAGACATCAAGAGAGGCAACAtttccaaagaagaagaagagctcatCATCAGACTTCATAAGCTACTCGGTAACAG ATGGTCTCTGATAGCAGGAAGACTACCAGGGCGAACAGATAATGAAGTAAAGAACTACTGGAACACCAACCTGAGTAAGAAACTGCAAGGCAAGATAGCACAAAATCAACTTAACAAAACTAAAGATAAGAAC
- the LOC122076293 gene encoding transcription factor MYB1-like, with product MGRTPCCSKEGLNRGAWSASEDRILTQYINAHGEGKWRDLPQKAGLNRCGKSCRLRWLNYLRPDIKRGNISKEEEELIIRLHKLLGNRWSLIAGRLPGRTDNEVKNYWNTNLSKKLQGKTAQNQLNKTKDKNPQANPSLYQLPQAKAPKSTPQVIRTKAVRCTKVILPQQQGIQMTNTHDLDNLASDAKNLQPPSVPRLVMDDDTSNFMIDFAINDDCFISDLLNSDFLQVGCDGIQSADHECGYNSSSGSDYPFSAHEMLENSPNGAIFGPPEALELKKLCSFLDSEEEWIGSQ from the exons ATGGGTAGGACTCCGTGTTGTTCCAAAGAGGGACTCAACAGAGGAGCTTGGTCAGCTAGCGAGGATCGGATACTTACTCAATACATTAACGCTCATGGAGAAGGGAAATGGAGAGATCTCCCTCAAAAAGCTg GTTTGAACCGATGTGGGAAGAGTTGCAGGCTACGATGGTTGAACTACCTAAGGCCGGACATCAAGAGAGGCAACAtttccaaagaagaagaagagctcatCATCAGACTTCATAAGCTACTCGGTAACAG ATGGTCTCTGATAGCAGGAAGACTTCCGGGACGAACAGATAATGAGGTAAAGAACTATTGGAACACCAATCTAAGCAAGAAGCTGCAAGGCAAGACAGCACAAAATCAACTCAACAAAACTAAAGATAAGAACCCACAAGCTAATCCCTCATTGTATCAGCTTCCCCAAGCTAAGGCACCAAAAAGTACTCCCCAAGTCATTAGAACCAAAGCTGTAAGGTGTACTAAGGTTATTCTTCCACAGCAACAAGGAATTCAGATGACGAACACCCATGATCTTGATAACCTAGCTTCAGATGCCAAGAACTTACAACCACCTTCGGTCCCAAGACTAGTCATGGATGATGACACTTCAAATTTTATGATAGATTTTGCCATTAATGACGACTGTTTCATCTCTGATCTTCTAAACTCAGATTTCTTGCAAGTTGGTTGTGATGGGATTCAATCTGCTGATCATGAATGTGGGTATAATTCGTCTTCCGGCTCTGATTATCCCTTCTCTGCTCATGAAATGCTGGAAAACTCACCAAATGGAGCAATTTTTGGACCACCTGAAGCATTGGAGCTCAAGAAGCTGTGTTCTTTTCTGGATTCGGAAGAAGAATGGATTGGAAGTCAATAg